A single genomic interval of Musa acuminata AAA Group cultivar baxijiao chromosome BXJ3-4, Cavendish_Baxijiao_AAA, whole genome shotgun sequence harbors:
- the LOC135581531 gene encoding G-box-binding factor 1-like isoform X1, with the protein MGSPKEKTKTTIISSPASAPAKTLPSASSEPTQEPPPPVPPATTSVLPEWSASLQAFYGRGAAAMMPQAFYPPPPIAAPQPVVWGAQQVMPPYGSPIAYASFYPHGGFFAQPPMNAAMAYRTPETQGRPPEAKDKQITSKGTSKDGGELTGKWGNGGKGTSGAAENSSQSDDSATEGSSDTREDGSQPKDHSLARKRSYGNMIAEGEASHPLDTAEHSGANAESTYSGRSRTAKKLPVSAPGRATLPGSQTNLNIGMDFWGATHAGSVPMKDDRELRREKRKQSNRESARRSRLRKQQECEELARRVTDLESENSALRVEIESLKKLRGELKAENKSIMEKLKQRYGPENFSELGISIDPSKLEPDGASG; encoded by the exons ATGGGTTCGCCCAAGGAGAAGACGAAGACCACCATCATTTCCTCCCCAGCCTCCGCCCCTGCCAAGACGCTGCCGAGCGCCTCTTCCGAGCCCACGCAAGAACCACCACCTCCGGTCCCGCCGGCGACCACATCTGTCCTCCCCGAATGGTCCGCCTCCCTTCAGGCTTTCTACGGCCGCGGAGCCGCCGCCATGATGCCCCAAGCCTTCTACCCCCCACCCCCCATCGCTGCCCCGCAGCCTGTCGTTTGGGGAGCCCAG CAAGTGATGCCGCCCTACGGCAGTCCGATTGCTTACGCTTCGTTCTACCCACACGGAGGTTTTTTTGCTCAGCCCCCGATGAATGCG GCCATGGCTTACCGCACCCCGGAAACACAAGGAAGGCCCCCGGAGGCTAAGGACAAGCAAATCACAAGCAAAGGGACTTCCAAAGATGGAGGGGAATTGACTGGAAAATGGGGGAACGGTGGTAAAGGAACATCTGGTGCTGCTGAGAATTCCTCACAAAG CGATGACAGTGCCACAGAGGGGTCATCAGATACTAGAGAAGACGGTAGCCAACCAAAG GATCATTCTTTAGCCAGAAAGAGAAGTTATGGAAACATGATTGCAGAAG GTGAAGCTTCTCATCCGCTCGACACTGCTGAACATAGTGGTGCTAATGCTGAATCAACTTATAGTGGAAGGTCGCGGACTGCCAAAAAGCTTCCAGTCTCAGCCCCAGGAAGAGCAACATTACCTGGTTCCCAAACTAATTTGAATATTGGCATGGACTTTTGGGGTGCTACCCATGCTGGATCTGTACCTATGAAG GATGACCGTGAACTGAGGAGGGAGAAAAGAAAACAGTCTAATAGGGAGTCTGCTAGGAGGTCAAGGTTAAGGAAGCAG CAAGAATGTGAGGAATTGGCCAGGAGAGTGACTGATTTGGAGAGCGAGAACAGCGCACTCAGAGTAGAAATTGAAAGTCTCAAGAAATTGCGTGGGGAACTGAAAGccgaaaataaatcaattatg GAAAAACTGAAACAAAGATATGGGCCTGAGAATTTTTCCGAGCTGGGCATCAGCATTGACCCATCAAAGCTGGAACCGGATGGTGCCAGTGGTTGA
- the LOC135581531 gene encoding G-box-binding factor 1-like isoform X2: protein MGSPKEKTKTTIISSPASAPAKTLPSASSEPTQEPPPPVPPATTSVLPEWSASLQAFYGRGAAAMMPQAFYPPPPIAAPQPVVWGAQQVMPPYGSPIAYASFYPHGGFFAQPPMNAAMAYRTPETQGRPPEAKDKQITSKGTSKDGGELTGKWGNGGKGTSGAAENSSQSDDSATEGSSDTREDGSQPKDHSLARKRSYGNMIAEGEASHPLDTAEHSGANAESTYSGRSRTAKKLPVSAPGRATLPGSQTNLNIGMDFWGATHAGSVPMKDDRELRREKRKQSNRESARRSRLRKQQECEELARRVTDLESENSALRVEIESLKKLRGELKAENKSIMVSCFITCIIYLGMAVILHVDME from the exons ATGGGTTCGCCCAAGGAGAAGACGAAGACCACCATCATTTCCTCCCCAGCCTCCGCCCCTGCCAAGACGCTGCCGAGCGCCTCTTCCGAGCCCACGCAAGAACCACCACCTCCGGTCCCGCCGGCGACCACATCTGTCCTCCCCGAATGGTCCGCCTCCCTTCAGGCTTTCTACGGCCGCGGAGCCGCCGCCATGATGCCCCAAGCCTTCTACCCCCCACCCCCCATCGCTGCCCCGCAGCCTGTCGTTTGGGGAGCCCAG CAAGTGATGCCGCCCTACGGCAGTCCGATTGCTTACGCTTCGTTCTACCCACACGGAGGTTTTTTTGCTCAGCCCCCGATGAATGCG GCCATGGCTTACCGCACCCCGGAAACACAAGGAAGGCCCCCGGAGGCTAAGGACAAGCAAATCACAAGCAAAGGGACTTCCAAAGATGGAGGGGAATTGACTGGAAAATGGGGGAACGGTGGTAAAGGAACATCTGGTGCTGCTGAGAATTCCTCACAAAG CGATGACAGTGCCACAGAGGGGTCATCAGATACTAGAGAAGACGGTAGCCAACCAAAG GATCATTCTTTAGCCAGAAAGAGAAGTTATGGAAACATGATTGCAGAAG GTGAAGCTTCTCATCCGCTCGACACTGCTGAACATAGTGGTGCTAATGCTGAATCAACTTATAGTGGAAGGTCGCGGACTGCCAAAAAGCTTCCAGTCTCAGCCCCAGGAAGAGCAACATTACCTGGTTCCCAAACTAATTTGAATATTGGCATGGACTTTTGGGGTGCTACCCATGCTGGATCTGTACCTATGAAG GATGACCGTGAACTGAGGAGGGAGAAAAGAAAACAGTCTAATAGGGAGTCTGCTAGGAGGTCAAGGTTAAGGAAGCAG CAAGAATGTGAGGAATTGGCCAGGAGAGTGACTGATTTGGAGAGCGAGAACAGCGCACTCAGAGTAGAAATTGAAAGTCTCAAGAAATTGCGTGGGGAACTGAAAGccgaaaataaatcaattatggtTAGTTGTTTTATTACATGTATTATATATTTGGGTATGGCTGTCATTTTACATGTTGACATGGAATAG
- the LOC135635939 gene encoding outer envelope pore protein 24A, chloroplastic-like isoform X2: protein MKATVKGRYEVNKSATAVATLTTNAGDVRLKASMTDATFVRGPSLNGLALSLEKPGAFILDYYLPTKDVRFQFMNSVRLMEKTVNLTYTHAWGDNRTALDGSVAFDPSNKVSVNYAFGTPGACKVKYVYAHGELRQTVLEPCYDVFNNTWDFVLTRNLDGGDSLKATYHTTTKNLGLEWSRDSKVNGCFKISATVNLAEQQKAPKLIAESTWNYEV from the exons atgaaggcgACGGTGAAGGGCCGATACGAGGTGAACAAGAGCGCCACCGCCGTCGCTACCCTCACCACCAATGCCGGCGACGTCCGCCTCAAGGCCTCCATGACGGACGCCACCTTCGTTCGCGGCCCCTCACTCAACGGCCTTGCCCTCTCCCTCGAGAAGCCCGGCGCCTTCATCCTCGACTACTACCTCCCCACCAAG GATGTTCGGTTCCAGTTCATGAATTCGGTGcgtttgatggagaagacggtgaaCTTGACCTACACCCACGCTTGGGGCGACAACCGCACGGCCCTCGATGGCTCCGTCGCCTTCGATCCCTCCAACAAGGTCTCCGTCAACTACGCCTTCGGCACGCCTGGCGCCTGCAAGGTGAAGTACGTGTACGCGCACGGGGAGCTGCGACAGACGGTCCTGGAGCCCTGCTACGACGTGTTCAACAACACCTGGGACTTCGTCCTCACCAGGAACTTGGACGGTGGTGACTCCCTCAAGGCTACCTACCACACCACAACTAAGAACCTCGGCCTCGAGTGGAGCAGGGACTCCAAGGTCAATGGCTGCTTCAAG ATATCTGCAACTGTCAATTTAGCAGAGCAACAGAAGGCTCCAAAGTTGATTGCTGAGAGTACATGGAATTACGAGGTGTGA
- the LOC135635939 gene encoding outer envelope pore protein 24A, chloroplastic-like isoform X1 produces the protein MKATVKGRYEVNKSATAVATLTTNAGDVRLKASMTDATFVRGPSLNGLALSLEKPGAFILDYYLPTKDVRFQFMNSVRLMEKTVNLTYTHAWGDNRTALDGSVAFDPSNKVSVNYAFGTPGACKVKYVYAHGELRQTVLEPCYDVFNNTWDFVLTRNLDGGDSLKATYHTTTKNLGLEWSRDSKVNGCFKTALGAIKGGHGLFFKCCEWKKAEI, from the exons atgaaggcgACGGTGAAGGGCCGATACGAGGTGAACAAGAGCGCCACCGCCGTCGCTACCCTCACCACCAATGCCGGCGACGTCCGCCTCAAGGCCTCCATGACGGACGCCACCTTCGTTCGCGGCCCCTCACTCAACGGCCTTGCCCTCTCCCTCGAGAAGCCCGGCGCCTTCATCCTCGACTACTACCTCCCCACCAAG GATGTTCGGTTCCAGTTCATGAATTCGGTGcgtttgatggagaagacggtgaaCTTGACCTACACCCACGCTTGGGGCGACAACCGCACGGCCCTCGATGGCTCCGTCGCCTTCGATCCCTCCAACAAGGTCTCCGTCAACTACGCCTTCGGCACGCCTGGCGCCTGCAAGGTGAAGTACGTGTACGCGCACGGGGAGCTGCGACAGACGGTCCTGGAGCCCTGCTACGACGTGTTCAACAACACCTGGGACTTCGTCCTCACCAGGAACTTGGACGGTGGTGACTCCCTCAAGGCTACCTACCACACCACAACTAAGAACCTCGGCCTCGAGTGGAGCAGGGACTCCAAGGTCAATGGCTGCTTCAAG ACAGCTCTAGGAGCCATCAAGGGTGGACATGGATTGTTTTTCAAATGTTGTGAATGGAAGAAGGCCGAGATCTAA
- the LOC103982121 gene encoding phosphoglycerate kinase, chloroplastic, translating to MASTAATSFSLLPTSSSRRRVAAVVAPSRLTLRSPSRRLGFAGVAADSLLAAHVAAKIRTVAGRSGKGPRGVAVMAKKSVGDLTAADLKGKKVFVRADLNVPLDEDRNITDDTRIRAAVPTIKHLISNGAKVILSSHLGRPKGVTPKFSLSPLVPRLSELLGIKVEKADDCIGPEVEKLVNALPEGGVLLLENVRFYKEEEKNEPEFAKKLAALADLYVNDAFGTAHRAHASTEGVTKFLKPSVAGFLLQKELDYLVGAVSNPKRPFAAIVGGSKVSSKIGVIESLLEKCDILLLGGGMIFTFYKAQGFPVGSSLVENDKLELATSLLAKAKAKGVSLLLPTDVVIADKFAPDAQSKVVPASEIPDGWMGLDVGPDSVKTFNDALDTTKTIIWNGPMGVFEFDKFATGTEAIAKKLAELSGKGVTTIIGGGDSVAAVEKVGVADVMSHISTGGGASLELLEGKELPGVVALDEAVVVAV from the exons ATGGCTTCCACCGCCGCCACCTCCTTCTCCCTCCTCCCAACCTCCTCTTCCCGCCGGCGagtggcggcggtggtggcgcCGTCCCGGCTGACTCTCCGGTCGCCGTCCCGGCGGTTGGGGTTCGCTGGGGTCGCGGCTGACTCGCTGCTGGCGGCCCACGTGGCGGCCAAGATCCGGACGGTGGCCGGGAGGAGCGGGAAAGGGCCCCGCGGGGTGGCGGTCATGGCCAAGAAGAGCGTGGGGGACCTCACGGCTGCGGACCTCAAGGGGAAGAAGGTCTTCGTCCGGGCTGATCTGAACGTGCCCCTCGACGAGGACCGCAACATCACGGACGACACCAGGATCCGGGCGGCCGTTCCTACCATCAAGCACTTGATCAGCAACGGGGCCAAAGTCATCCTCTCCAGCCATCTG GGACGCCCGAAGGGTGTCACGCCAAAATTCAGCTTGAGCCCTTTAGTTCCTAGGCTGTCTGAACTCCTTGGAATCAAG GTTGAGAAAGCCGATGATTGCATCGGGCCAGAAGTTGAAAAATTGGTTAATGCACTGCCAGAAGGTGGTGTTCTACTTCTCGAAAATGTGAGATTCTataaagaggaagaaaagaatgaaCCTGAATTTGCAAAGAAGCTTGCAGCACTAGCTGACCTTTACGTCAATGATGCCTTCGGAACAGCACACAGAGCGCATGCTTCAACAGAGGGTGTGACCAAAttcttgaagccttctgtcgctGGTTTTCTTTTGCAAAAG GAACTCGATTACCTTGTTGGTGCTGTTTCAAACCCCAAGAGACCATTTGCGGCAATTGTTGGTGGCTCAAAGGTGTCATCTAAGATTGGGGTGATTGAGTCACTGTTGGAGAAGTGTGATATCCTTCTTTTGGGCGGAGGAATGATATTCACATTTTACAAAGCACAAGGTTTCCCCGTGGGTTCTTCATTGGTAGAGAATGACAAACTTGAGCTTGCGACATCACTTCTCGCAAAAGCCAAAGCTAAGGGCGTGTCTCTTTTGTTGCCAACTGATGTTGTTATTGCCGATAAATTTGCACCTGATGCACAGAGCAAG GTTGTGCCGGCATCTGAAATTCCTGATGGTTGGATGGGGTTGGATGTCGGACCAGATTCAGTTAAGACATTCAACGATGCACTAGATACAACCAAGACCATTATTTGGAATGGTCCCATGGGAGTTTTCGAGTTTGATAAGTTTGCCACTGGAACTGAG GCAATCGCAAAGAAGTTGGCGGAACTTAGTGGGAAGGGTGTGACAACAATCATCGGAGGTGGAGACTCTGTCGCTGCAGTTGAGAAAGTTGGAGTAGCTGATGTAATGAGTCACATATCAACCGGTGGCGGAGCTAGCTTGGAGTTGTTGGAAGGCAAGGAGCTTCCCGGCGTCGTTGCATTGGATGAAGCAGTTGTTGTAGCCGTATGA